The Coffea arabica cultivar ET-39 chromosome 9e, Coffea Arabica ET-39 HiFi, whole genome shotgun sequence genome has a window encoding:
- the LOC113707685 gene encoding protein STRUBBELIG-RECEPTOR FAMILY 8 isoform X3: MLIPVDTDCQYKNLEVVSFMEGKKIKSCCIRSPLHFFVVILVAILSGLLAVDGNTDQNDLTALQVLYNVLNSPPQLTGWKSSGGDPCAESWKGITCQGSAVVSLQLSGLGLNGTMGYSLNSLMSLKTLDLSGNMIYDPIPYQLPPNLTSLNLAYNNISGNLPYSLSGMAALSYLDLSSNNLTGDLPQSFISLSNLSTLYLQNNQLTGSLNSLVGLPLTDLNVANNNFSGWIPQELLSIPRFKYNGNLFANGPAPPPPPYTPPPPGRFRNRSSPAPGAPKDSKNHPTHPNTGNGDKGLKAGPIVGIVLGSSVVAFLALIALVFCLRKGKKKEIAARPSSGSLSASTVNKEMQEQRAKSTATAVDLKPPPAEKVMVEKIPGRNGSMKRAKSPITATSYTVATLQTATNSFTQENLIGEGSLGRVYRAEFPNAKIMAIKKIDNAALSLQEEDNFLEAVSNMSRLRHPNIVQLAGYCAEHGQRLLVYDYIGNGSLHDMLHFADERSKMLTWNARVKVALGTARALEYLHEVCLPSVVHRNLKSANILLDEELTPHLSDCGLAALTPNTERQVSSTQMVGSFGYSAPEFALSGIYTIKSDVYSFGVVMLELLTGRKPLDSSRPRTEQSLVRWATPQLHDIDALAKMVDPALNGMYPAKSLSRFADIIALCVQPEPEFRPPMSEVVQALVRLMQRASVVKRRSSDESSFAYRTPDHETIDFS; the protein is encoded by the exons ATGCTCATACCAGTAGATACCGACTGTCAATACAAGAATCTCGAGGTAGTATCATTTATGGAAGGGAAAAAGATCAAATCTTGCTGCATTCGGAGCCCTCTGCATTTCTTTGTTGTGATCCTTGTTGCCATTCTCTCTGGTTTGCTTGCTGTTGATGGAAACACTGATCAAAATGATT TAACAGCTCTGCAGGTTTTGTACAATGTACTAAATAGTCCTCCACAGCTAACTGGTTGGAAATCCAGTGGTGGCGATCCGTGTGCAGAGTCATGGAAAGGAATTACCTGTCAAGGCTCTGCAGTGGTTTCGCT TCAACTATCTGGATTGGGGCTGAACGGAACAATGGGATACTCGCTGAATAGTCTTATGTCATTGAAAACATT GGATTTGAGTGGCAATATGATTTATGATCCAATTCCCTATCAGCTACCACCAAACCTTACGAGTCT AAACCTTGCTTATAACAATATAAGTGGGAATCTTCCTTACTCCCTCTCTGGCATGGCCGCCCTTAGCTATTT GGATTTGTCCAGCAACAATTTGACTGGAGACCTTCCTCAATCCTTCATTTCATTATCAAATCTTTCTACTCT TTACTTGCAAAATAATCAATTGACTGGTTCACTTAATAGTTTGGTTGGGTTGCCCTTGACAGATTT aaatgttgCAAACAACAATTTCAGTGGATGGATACCACAAGAACTCCTCTCCATCCCTAGATTTAA ATACAATGGGAATTTGTTTGCCAATGGTCCTGCTCCTCCACCACCGCCATATACCCCACCCCCTCCTGGTAGATTTAGGAACCGCTCTTCTCCAGCTCCAGGTGCACCCAAGGATTCAAAAAATCATCCAACACATCCAAATACTGGAAATGGAGATAAGGGGCTGAAAGCTGGACCTATTGTAGGCATAGTTCTGGGCTCTTCGGTCGTGGCTTTCCTTGCATTAATTGCACTTGTTTTTTGCCttagaaaggggaaaaagaaggaaattgctgCAAGACCTTCCAGTGGAAGTCTTTCTGCTAGTACAG TTAACAAGGAAATGCAAGAACAAAGAGCAAAATCTACGGCTACTGCAGTGGATTTGAAGCCCCCTCCCGCAGAAAAAGTGATGGTTGAGAAAATACCAGGGAGGAATGGATCCATGAAGAGAGCAAAATCACCTATTACTGCAACATCTTATACAGTCGCTACACTCCAGACAGCAACAAACAGCTTTACTCAAGAAAATCTTATTGGTGAAGGCTCTCTTGGTCGTGTTTACAGAGCAGAGTTCCCCAACGCCAAG ATCATGGCCATAAAGAAGATCGACAATGCAGCATTGTCACTGCAGGAGGAAGATAATTTTCTTGAAGCCGTCTCCAATATGTCGCGCCTGAGGCATCCAAACATAGTTCAGTTGGCAGGATATTGTGCAGAACATGGGCAGCGTCTTCTGGTTTATGATTATATTGGAAATGGTAGCTTGCATGATATGCTGCACTTTGCTGATGAGCGAAGTAAGATGCTGACATGGAATGCACGAGTCAAAGTAGCACTGGGCACCGCTCGAGCTCTAGA GTACTTGCACGAAGTGTGTCTGCCTTCTGTTGTACATAGAAACTTGAAGTCAgcaaatatattattagatgAAGAGCTCACTCCTCACTTGTCAGACTGTGGGCTGGCTGCTTTGACACCAAATACAGAACGACAG GTTTCATCGACCCAAATGGTTGGTTCATTTGGTTACAGTGCTCCTGAGTTTGCCTTATCTGGAATATACACTATTAAGAGTGATGTGTACAGTTTTGGTGTGGTAATGCTGGAGCTCCTGACAGGTCGAAAGCCACTTGATAG TTCAAGACCAAGAACAGAACAGTCACTTGTGAGATGGGCCACTCCTCAACTTCATGATATAGATGCCTTGGCCAAAATGGTGGATCCTGCTCTTAATGGGATGTATCCTGCAAAGTCTTTGTCTCGTTTTGCTGATATAATTGCACTTTGTGTTCAG CCTGAACCTGAATTTCGGCCTCCCATGTCTGAAGTGGTGCAAGCTCTGGTAAGGTTAATGCAAAGGGCAAGTGTAGTGAAAAGGCGATCTAGCGATGAGTCTAGTTTTGCATACAGGACTCCAGATCATGAAACAATTGACTTTTCGTAA
- the LOC113707685 gene encoding protein STRUBBELIG-RECEPTOR FAMILY 8 isoform X2 yields the protein MLIPVDTDCQYKNLEVVSFMEGKKIKSCCIRSPLHFFVVILVAILSGLLAVDGNTDQNDLTALQVLYNVLNSPPQLTGWKSSGGDPCAESWKGITCQGSAVVSLQLSGLGLNGTMGYSLNSLMSLKTLDLSGNMIYDPIPYQLPPNLTSLNLAYNNISGNLPYSLSGMAALSYLNVSHNSLSQSIVDVFNNHSDMAVLDLSSNNLTGDLPQSFISLSNLSTLNVANNNFSGWIPQELLSIPRFKYNGNLFANGPAPPPPPYTPPPPGRFRNRSSPAPGAPKDSKNHPTHPNTGNGDKGLKAGPIVGIVLGSSVVAFLALIALVFCLRKGKKKEIAARPSSGSLSASTVNKEMQEQRAKSTATAVDLKPPPAEKVMVEKIPGRNGSMKRAKSPITATSYTVATLQTATNSFTQENLIGEGSLGRVYRAEFPNAKIMAIKKIDNAALSLQEEDNFLEAVSNMSRLRHPNIVQLAGYCAEHGQRLLVYDYIGNGSLHDMLHFADERSKMLTWNARVKVALGTARALEYLHEVCLPSVVHRNLKSANILLDEELTPHLSDCGLAALTPNTERQVSSTQMVGSFGYSAPEFALSGIYTIKSDVYSFGVVMLELLTGRKPLDSSRPRTEQSLVRWATPQLHDIDALAKMVDPALNGMYPAKSLSRFADIIALCVQPEPEFRPPMSEVVQALVRLMQRASVVKRRSSDESSFAYRTPDHETIDFS from the exons ATGCTCATACCAGTAGATACCGACTGTCAATACAAGAATCTCGAGGTAGTATCATTTATGGAAGGGAAAAAGATCAAATCTTGCTGCATTCGGAGCCCTCTGCATTTCTTTGTTGTGATCCTTGTTGCCATTCTCTCTGGTTTGCTTGCTGTTGATGGAAACACTGATCAAAATGATT TAACAGCTCTGCAGGTTTTGTACAATGTACTAAATAGTCCTCCACAGCTAACTGGTTGGAAATCCAGTGGTGGCGATCCGTGTGCAGAGTCATGGAAAGGAATTACCTGTCAAGGCTCTGCAGTGGTTTCGCT TCAACTATCTGGATTGGGGCTGAACGGAACAATGGGATACTCGCTGAATAGTCTTATGTCATTGAAAACATT GGATTTGAGTGGCAATATGATTTATGATCCAATTCCCTATCAGCTACCACCAAACCTTACGAGTCT AAACCTTGCTTATAACAATATAAGTGGGAATCTTCCTTACTCCCTCTCTGGCATGGCCGCCCTTAGCTATTT GAATGTTAGCCACAATTCGCTCTCTCAATCAATTGTAGATGTCTTCAACAATCATTCTGACATGGCAGTGCT GGATTTGTCCAGCAACAATTTGACTGGAGACCTTCCTCAATCCTTCATTTCATTATCAAATCTTTCTACTCT aaatgttgCAAACAACAATTTCAGTGGATGGATACCACAAGAACTCCTCTCCATCCCTAGATTTAA ATACAATGGGAATTTGTTTGCCAATGGTCCTGCTCCTCCACCACCGCCATATACCCCACCCCCTCCTGGTAGATTTAGGAACCGCTCTTCTCCAGCTCCAGGTGCACCCAAGGATTCAAAAAATCATCCAACACATCCAAATACTGGAAATGGAGATAAGGGGCTGAAAGCTGGACCTATTGTAGGCATAGTTCTGGGCTCTTCGGTCGTGGCTTTCCTTGCATTAATTGCACTTGTTTTTTGCCttagaaaggggaaaaagaaggaaattgctgCAAGACCTTCCAGTGGAAGTCTTTCTGCTAGTACAG TTAACAAGGAAATGCAAGAACAAAGAGCAAAATCTACGGCTACTGCAGTGGATTTGAAGCCCCCTCCCGCAGAAAAAGTGATGGTTGAGAAAATACCAGGGAGGAATGGATCCATGAAGAGAGCAAAATCACCTATTACTGCAACATCTTATACAGTCGCTACACTCCAGACAGCAACAAACAGCTTTACTCAAGAAAATCTTATTGGTGAAGGCTCTCTTGGTCGTGTTTACAGAGCAGAGTTCCCCAACGCCAAG ATCATGGCCATAAAGAAGATCGACAATGCAGCATTGTCACTGCAGGAGGAAGATAATTTTCTTGAAGCCGTCTCCAATATGTCGCGCCTGAGGCATCCAAACATAGTTCAGTTGGCAGGATATTGTGCAGAACATGGGCAGCGTCTTCTGGTTTATGATTATATTGGAAATGGTAGCTTGCATGATATGCTGCACTTTGCTGATGAGCGAAGTAAGATGCTGACATGGAATGCACGAGTCAAAGTAGCACTGGGCACCGCTCGAGCTCTAGA GTACTTGCACGAAGTGTGTCTGCCTTCTGTTGTACATAGAAACTTGAAGTCAgcaaatatattattagatgAAGAGCTCACTCCTCACTTGTCAGACTGTGGGCTGGCTGCTTTGACACCAAATACAGAACGACAG GTTTCATCGACCCAAATGGTTGGTTCATTTGGTTACAGTGCTCCTGAGTTTGCCTTATCTGGAATATACACTATTAAGAGTGATGTGTACAGTTTTGGTGTGGTAATGCTGGAGCTCCTGACAGGTCGAAAGCCACTTGATAG TTCAAGACCAAGAACAGAACAGTCACTTGTGAGATGGGCCACTCCTCAACTTCATGATATAGATGCCTTGGCCAAAATGGTGGATCCTGCTCTTAATGGGATGTATCCTGCAAAGTCTTTGTCTCGTTTTGCTGATATAATTGCACTTTGTGTTCAG CCTGAACCTGAATTTCGGCCTCCCATGTCTGAAGTGGTGCAAGCTCTGGTAAGGTTAATGCAAAGGGCAAGTGTAGTGAAAAGGCGATCTAGCGATGAGTCTAGTTTTGCATACAGGACTCCAGATCATGAAACAATTGACTTTTCGTAA
- the LOC113707685 gene encoding protein STRUBBELIG-RECEPTOR FAMILY 8 isoform X4, whose product MLIPVDTDCQYKNLEVVSFMEGKKIKSCCIRSPLHFFVVILVAILSGLLAVDGNTDQNDLTALQVLYNVLNSPPQLTGWKSSGGDPCAESWKGITCQGSAVVSLQLSGLGLNGTMGYSLNSLMSLKTLDLSGNMIYDPIPYQLPPNLTSLNLAYNNISGNLPYSLSGMAALSYLDLSSNNLTGDLPQSFISLSNLSTLNVANNNFSGWIPQELLSIPRFKYNGNLFANGPAPPPPPYTPPPPGRFRNRSSPAPGAPKDSKNHPTHPNTGNGDKGLKAGPIVGIVLGSSVVAFLALIALVFCLRKGKKKEIAARPSSGSLSASTVNKEMQEQRAKSTATAVDLKPPPAEKVMVEKIPGRNGSMKRAKSPITATSYTVATLQTATNSFTQENLIGEGSLGRVYRAEFPNAKIMAIKKIDNAALSLQEEDNFLEAVSNMSRLRHPNIVQLAGYCAEHGQRLLVYDYIGNGSLHDMLHFADERSKMLTWNARVKVALGTARALEYLHEVCLPSVVHRNLKSANILLDEELTPHLSDCGLAALTPNTERQVSSTQMVGSFGYSAPEFALSGIYTIKSDVYSFGVVMLELLTGRKPLDSSRPRTEQSLVRWATPQLHDIDALAKMVDPALNGMYPAKSLSRFADIIALCVQPEPEFRPPMSEVVQALVRLMQRASVVKRRSSDESSFAYRTPDHETIDFS is encoded by the exons ATGCTCATACCAGTAGATACCGACTGTCAATACAAGAATCTCGAGGTAGTATCATTTATGGAAGGGAAAAAGATCAAATCTTGCTGCATTCGGAGCCCTCTGCATTTCTTTGTTGTGATCCTTGTTGCCATTCTCTCTGGTTTGCTTGCTGTTGATGGAAACACTGATCAAAATGATT TAACAGCTCTGCAGGTTTTGTACAATGTACTAAATAGTCCTCCACAGCTAACTGGTTGGAAATCCAGTGGTGGCGATCCGTGTGCAGAGTCATGGAAAGGAATTACCTGTCAAGGCTCTGCAGTGGTTTCGCT TCAACTATCTGGATTGGGGCTGAACGGAACAATGGGATACTCGCTGAATAGTCTTATGTCATTGAAAACATT GGATTTGAGTGGCAATATGATTTATGATCCAATTCCCTATCAGCTACCACCAAACCTTACGAGTCT AAACCTTGCTTATAACAATATAAGTGGGAATCTTCCTTACTCCCTCTCTGGCATGGCCGCCCTTAGCTATTT GGATTTGTCCAGCAACAATTTGACTGGAGACCTTCCTCAATCCTTCATTTCATTATCAAATCTTTCTACTCT aaatgttgCAAACAACAATTTCAGTGGATGGATACCACAAGAACTCCTCTCCATCCCTAGATTTAA ATACAATGGGAATTTGTTTGCCAATGGTCCTGCTCCTCCACCACCGCCATATACCCCACCCCCTCCTGGTAGATTTAGGAACCGCTCTTCTCCAGCTCCAGGTGCACCCAAGGATTCAAAAAATCATCCAACACATCCAAATACTGGAAATGGAGATAAGGGGCTGAAAGCTGGACCTATTGTAGGCATAGTTCTGGGCTCTTCGGTCGTGGCTTTCCTTGCATTAATTGCACTTGTTTTTTGCCttagaaaggggaaaaagaaggaaattgctgCAAGACCTTCCAGTGGAAGTCTTTCTGCTAGTACAG TTAACAAGGAAATGCAAGAACAAAGAGCAAAATCTACGGCTACTGCAGTGGATTTGAAGCCCCCTCCCGCAGAAAAAGTGATGGTTGAGAAAATACCAGGGAGGAATGGATCCATGAAGAGAGCAAAATCACCTATTACTGCAACATCTTATACAGTCGCTACACTCCAGACAGCAACAAACAGCTTTACTCAAGAAAATCTTATTGGTGAAGGCTCTCTTGGTCGTGTTTACAGAGCAGAGTTCCCCAACGCCAAG ATCATGGCCATAAAGAAGATCGACAATGCAGCATTGTCACTGCAGGAGGAAGATAATTTTCTTGAAGCCGTCTCCAATATGTCGCGCCTGAGGCATCCAAACATAGTTCAGTTGGCAGGATATTGTGCAGAACATGGGCAGCGTCTTCTGGTTTATGATTATATTGGAAATGGTAGCTTGCATGATATGCTGCACTTTGCTGATGAGCGAAGTAAGATGCTGACATGGAATGCACGAGTCAAAGTAGCACTGGGCACCGCTCGAGCTCTAGA GTACTTGCACGAAGTGTGTCTGCCTTCTGTTGTACATAGAAACTTGAAGTCAgcaaatatattattagatgAAGAGCTCACTCCTCACTTGTCAGACTGTGGGCTGGCTGCTTTGACACCAAATACAGAACGACAG GTTTCATCGACCCAAATGGTTGGTTCATTTGGTTACAGTGCTCCTGAGTTTGCCTTATCTGGAATATACACTATTAAGAGTGATGTGTACAGTTTTGGTGTGGTAATGCTGGAGCTCCTGACAGGTCGAAAGCCACTTGATAG TTCAAGACCAAGAACAGAACAGTCACTTGTGAGATGGGCCACTCCTCAACTTCATGATATAGATGCCTTGGCCAAAATGGTGGATCCTGCTCTTAATGGGATGTATCCTGCAAAGTCTTTGTCTCGTTTTGCTGATATAATTGCACTTTGTGTTCAG CCTGAACCTGAATTTCGGCCTCCCATGTCTGAAGTGGTGCAAGCTCTGGTAAGGTTAATGCAAAGGGCAAGTGTAGTGAAAAGGCGATCTAGCGATGAGTCTAGTTTTGCATACAGGACTCCAGATCATGAAACAATTGACTTTTCGTAA
- the LOC113707685 gene encoding protein STRUBBELIG-RECEPTOR FAMILY 8 isoform X1, giving the protein MLIPVDTDCQYKNLEVVSFMEGKKIKSCCIRSPLHFFVVILVAILSGLLAVDGNTDQNDLTALQVLYNVLNSPPQLTGWKSSGGDPCAESWKGITCQGSAVVSLQLSGLGLNGTMGYSLNSLMSLKTLDLSGNMIYDPIPYQLPPNLTSLNLAYNNISGNLPYSLSGMAALSYLNVSHNSLSQSIVDVFNNHSDMAVLDLSSNNLTGDLPQSFISLSNLSTLYLQNNQLTGSLNSLVGLPLTDLNVANNNFSGWIPQELLSIPRFKYNGNLFANGPAPPPPPYTPPPPGRFRNRSSPAPGAPKDSKNHPTHPNTGNGDKGLKAGPIVGIVLGSSVVAFLALIALVFCLRKGKKKEIAARPSSGSLSASTVNKEMQEQRAKSTATAVDLKPPPAEKVMVEKIPGRNGSMKRAKSPITATSYTVATLQTATNSFTQENLIGEGSLGRVYRAEFPNAKIMAIKKIDNAALSLQEEDNFLEAVSNMSRLRHPNIVQLAGYCAEHGQRLLVYDYIGNGSLHDMLHFADERSKMLTWNARVKVALGTARALEYLHEVCLPSVVHRNLKSANILLDEELTPHLSDCGLAALTPNTERQVSSTQMVGSFGYSAPEFALSGIYTIKSDVYSFGVVMLELLTGRKPLDSSRPRTEQSLVRWATPQLHDIDALAKMVDPALNGMYPAKSLSRFADIIALCVQPEPEFRPPMSEVVQALVRLMQRASVVKRRSSDESSFAYRTPDHETIDFS; this is encoded by the exons ATGCTCATACCAGTAGATACCGACTGTCAATACAAGAATCTCGAGGTAGTATCATTTATGGAAGGGAAAAAGATCAAATCTTGCTGCATTCGGAGCCCTCTGCATTTCTTTGTTGTGATCCTTGTTGCCATTCTCTCTGGTTTGCTTGCTGTTGATGGAAACACTGATCAAAATGATT TAACAGCTCTGCAGGTTTTGTACAATGTACTAAATAGTCCTCCACAGCTAACTGGTTGGAAATCCAGTGGTGGCGATCCGTGTGCAGAGTCATGGAAAGGAATTACCTGTCAAGGCTCTGCAGTGGTTTCGCT TCAACTATCTGGATTGGGGCTGAACGGAACAATGGGATACTCGCTGAATAGTCTTATGTCATTGAAAACATT GGATTTGAGTGGCAATATGATTTATGATCCAATTCCCTATCAGCTACCACCAAACCTTACGAGTCT AAACCTTGCTTATAACAATATAAGTGGGAATCTTCCTTACTCCCTCTCTGGCATGGCCGCCCTTAGCTATTT GAATGTTAGCCACAATTCGCTCTCTCAATCAATTGTAGATGTCTTCAACAATCATTCTGACATGGCAGTGCT GGATTTGTCCAGCAACAATTTGACTGGAGACCTTCCTCAATCCTTCATTTCATTATCAAATCTTTCTACTCT TTACTTGCAAAATAATCAATTGACTGGTTCACTTAATAGTTTGGTTGGGTTGCCCTTGACAGATTT aaatgttgCAAACAACAATTTCAGTGGATGGATACCACAAGAACTCCTCTCCATCCCTAGATTTAA ATACAATGGGAATTTGTTTGCCAATGGTCCTGCTCCTCCACCACCGCCATATACCCCACCCCCTCCTGGTAGATTTAGGAACCGCTCTTCTCCAGCTCCAGGTGCACCCAAGGATTCAAAAAATCATCCAACACATCCAAATACTGGAAATGGAGATAAGGGGCTGAAAGCTGGACCTATTGTAGGCATAGTTCTGGGCTCTTCGGTCGTGGCTTTCCTTGCATTAATTGCACTTGTTTTTTGCCttagaaaggggaaaaagaaggaaattgctgCAAGACCTTCCAGTGGAAGTCTTTCTGCTAGTACAG TTAACAAGGAAATGCAAGAACAAAGAGCAAAATCTACGGCTACTGCAGTGGATTTGAAGCCCCCTCCCGCAGAAAAAGTGATGGTTGAGAAAATACCAGGGAGGAATGGATCCATGAAGAGAGCAAAATCACCTATTACTGCAACATCTTATACAGTCGCTACACTCCAGACAGCAACAAACAGCTTTACTCAAGAAAATCTTATTGGTGAAGGCTCTCTTGGTCGTGTTTACAGAGCAGAGTTCCCCAACGCCAAG ATCATGGCCATAAAGAAGATCGACAATGCAGCATTGTCACTGCAGGAGGAAGATAATTTTCTTGAAGCCGTCTCCAATATGTCGCGCCTGAGGCATCCAAACATAGTTCAGTTGGCAGGATATTGTGCAGAACATGGGCAGCGTCTTCTGGTTTATGATTATATTGGAAATGGTAGCTTGCATGATATGCTGCACTTTGCTGATGAGCGAAGTAAGATGCTGACATGGAATGCACGAGTCAAAGTAGCACTGGGCACCGCTCGAGCTCTAGA GTACTTGCACGAAGTGTGTCTGCCTTCTGTTGTACATAGAAACTTGAAGTCAgcaaatatattattagatgAAGAGCTCACTCCTCACTTGTCAGACTGTGGGCTGGCTGCTTTGACACCAAATACAGAACGACAG GTTTCATCGACCCAAATGGTTGGTTCATTTGGTTACAGTGCTCCTGAGTTTGCCTTATCTGGAATATACACTATTAAGAGTGATGTGTACAGTTTTGGTGTGGTAATGCTGGAGCTCCTGACAGGTCGAAAGCCACTTGATAG TTCAAGACCAAGAACAGAACAGTCACTTGTGAGATGGGCCACTCCTCAACTTCATGATATAGATGCCTTGGCCAAAATGGTGGATCCTGCTCTTAATGGGATGTATCCTGCAAAGTCTTTGTCTCGTTTTGCTGATATAATTGCACTTTGTGTTCAG CCTGAACCTGAATTTCGGCCTCCCATGTCTGAAGTGGTGCAAGCTCTGGTAAGGTTAATGCAAAGGGCAAGTGTAGTGAAAAGGCGATCTAGCGATGAGTCTAGTTTTGCATACAGGACTCCAGATCATGAAACAATTGACTTTTCGTAA
- the LOC113710623 gene encoding uncharacterized protein produces the protein MRNMIFHFATFNCNVLIIFAQKVKESTEFFSFPRSVNRSALWALSPFLCNVSFNLFFILQPALFFSSLPLPRTLDLSIKPPLLQLLRLPTRLNRCKPAASTKEARTNKLLLQASSSSTRWPLLQGIKPRNPLLPPDFGHLKLQSFKIQHPFSSSFRAATTLKLRTSTSIKVTYDHQDRETHVRRRQVNKMKEIHVIDEDDGPSTEFDRQDDDYLDMVLENDVQMGTNDLDDTNLDGDEDNAEDEFQENWHGEDDWENNDFDNVDYGNNEFDSNDENDWL, from the exons ATGCGAAATATGATATTCCATTTtgcaa CCTTTAATTGCAACGTTTTAATAATTTTTGCCCAAAAAGTCAAAGAAAGCACCGAATTCTTCTCCTTTCCTCGGTCGGTCAATCGGTCAGCCCTTTGGGCTTTGTCTCCTTTCCTTTGTAAtgtttcttttaatcttttcttcATTCTCCAGCCtgcacttttcttttcttctctacCGCTGCCCAGAACCCTAGATTTATCCATCAAACCACCATTGCTGCAACTCTTACGCCTACCAACAAGACTAAATCGCTGCAAGCCTGCGGCTTCTACCAAGGAGGCAAGGACCAACAAGCTATTGCTTCAAGCTTCAAGCTCCAGCACCCGTTGGCCGTTGCTTCAAGGCATCAAGCCACGAAATCCTCTGTTGCCGCCGGATTTTGGCCATTTAAAGCTTCAAAGCTTCAAGATCCAGCACCCATTTTCCTCCAGTTTCCGTGCTGCCACCACACTGAAGCTCCGCACCAGCACTTCAATTAAAGTCACAT ATGATCATCAAGATCGTGAAACCCATGTCCGTCGAAGACAAGTTAATAAAATGAAAGAGATTCATGTTATTGATGAGGATGATGGGCCTTCAACTGAATTCGACCGCCAAGATGATGATTATCTTGATATGGTTCTCGAAAATGATGTTCAAATGGGAACTAATGATTTGGATGATACTAATTTGGATGGTGATGAAGATAATGCCGAAGATGAATTCCAAGAGAATTGGCATGGTGAagatgattgggaaaataatgaTTTTGATAATGTGGATTATGGGAATAATGAATTTGATTCAAACGATGAAAATGATTGGTTATAA